From one Phycodurus eques isolate BA_2022a chromosome 19, UOR_Pequ_1.1, whole genome shotgun sequence genomic stretch:
- the si:ch73-127m5.1 gene encoding neurotrypsin codes for MSPSVRRFLCLMGAACLGLLPLPLRAQVVADDTYLNEVQNSVPLSCSEGFTELGYYNGTVSQTDSGAPCLKWTEFPDYVVQYPGRGLGAHSYCRNPDRESDPWCFFRQNSGAIGWAYCDCHQGAARLVGASSSGSGRVEVYLNGQWGAVCDSHWTDRDASVVCRQVGLSDIGTALRHSQLASGSGLFHFERLGCRGDESSVSACKSRTFVTGDCNHGNEAAVSCAPPEGGGTPLRLVGGEEDFEGRVEVFHAGRWGSVCDDQWDDRDAEVVCRQLGFSGVAKAWSWAHFGQGSGPILLDAVTCTGNELFLDQCAHGHWEQHNCDHMEDAGVSCSPYTDGVVRLVGGDSPWEGRVEVLHNGDWGTVCDDHWTERHAHVVCGQLGYRGHAEVVSDGTFGEGAGLILLDDVHCDGSESSLPDCRHGIWGRTDCSHSEDVAVRCRAKAEDETNDVPVVAPSTGPLLRLAGGVSRKEGRVEVYLHGDWGTICDSGWNDLNAAVVCRQLGHRGRALAAGGFTQAKGPIHLDQVRCTGKEEFLGECPSLGLNILGCRRGQAAGVKCDASAASTHDPTVRVSHQEASCGVRKFHDDSGETKAREGGGNTLRTAWPWQASVWLQSQSRDGGPLCSATLIGSCWALTSATCFARFGTEPSKYVVRLGTSERTLNTERVVVHKKFKGQSGGHDLALLKLPGAQKGHCFTFDPHVNAACLPDDDHSSTPAACVVMVTTRWSTPDSVLASWVPVMSSWQCKKRHGDSFSSHGTVCAGSPPDTSLLRGSSDGCRGNSGGGLLCQSEAGRWVLAGVVAGGYGCADTSSPALYTRVSRFRSWIDEVTWADSQNGRQGGETNDIGQHAHTKHTHHPQMAV; via the exons ATGTCTCCGAGCGTCCGCCGGTTCTTGTGCCTGATGGGGGCCGCCTGCCTGGGGCTGCTGCCCTTGCCGCTGCGCGCGCAG gTGGTGGCTGATGACACATACTTAAACGAGGTGCAGAACTCAG TGCCTCTGTCCTGCTCCGAGGGTTTCACCGAGCTGGGTTACTACAACGGCACCGTGTCCCAGACGGACTCGGGCGCCCCCTGCCTCAAGTGGACCGAGTTCCCCGACTACGTGGTGCAGTACCCGGGCCGCGGGTTGGGCGCGCACAGCTACTGCCGGAACCCGGACCGCGAGTCCGACCCCTGGTGCTTCTTTCGGCAGAACTCGGGCGCCATCGGCTGGGCCTACTGCGACTGCCACCAGG GCGCCGCCCGGCTGGTCGGCGCCTCGTCGTCCGGGAGCGGGCGAGTTGAAGTGTACCTGAACGGCCAGTGGGGGGCGGTGTGCGACTCGCACTGGACCGACCGGGATGCCAGCGTTGTCTGCAGGCAGGTGGGCTTAAG CGACATCGGCACGGCGTTGCGGCACTCCCAGCTCGCCTCGGGTTCCGGCCTCTTCCACTTTGAGCGTCTGGGTTGCCGTGGCGACGAGAGCAGCGTGAGCGCCTGCAAGAGCAGGACGTTTGTCACCGGGGACTGTAACCATGGAAACGAGGCGGCTGTCTCGTGTGCGCCTCCTGAAG GCGGCGGAACCCCGCTTCGACTGGTCGGAGGCGAGGAAGACTTTGAAGGGCGCGTGGAGGTGTTCCACGCCGGGAGGTGGGGCTCCGTGTGCGACGACCAATGGGACGACAGAGACGCGGAAGTGGTATGCAGACAACTGGGCTTCAG cgGTGTGGCCAAGGCGTGGTCGTGGGCTCACTTTGGTCAGGGATCAGGTCCCATCCTGCTGGACGCCGTCACGTGCACGGGAAACGAATTGTTCCTGGATCAGTGTGCACACGGACACTGGGAGCAGCACAACTGCGACCACATGGAGGACGCGGGAGTCTCCTGCAGCCCTTACACAG ACGGGGTGGTGCGTCTGGTGGGGGGCGACAGTCCGTGGGAGGGCCGAGTGGAGGTGCTCCACAACGGCGACTGGGGGACCGTGTGTGACGACCATTGGACGGAGCGGCACGCCCACGTGGTCTGTGGACAGCTGGGATACAG GGGTCACGCAGAGGTCGTGTCGGACGGGACGTTCGGCGAGGGCGCCGGTCTCATCCTGCTGGACGACGTCCACTGCGACGGCTCTGAGTCGTCCCTGCCGGACTGCCGCCACGGCATCTGGGGCCGCACCGACTGCTCCCACTCGGAGGACGTCGCCGTGCGCTGCAGAGCAAAGGCCGAAGACGAGACCAACGACGTGCCTGTCGTCGCGCCATCCACAG GCCCGCTGCTGCGTCTCGCCGGCGGCGTCAGCAGGAAGGAGGGGCGCGTGGAGGTCTATCTCCACGGCGACTGGGGGACCATCTGTGACTCGGGGTGGAACGACCTCAACGCCGCCGTTGTGTGCAGGCAGTTGGGACACAG GGGCAGAGCGCTGGCCGCTGGGGGCTTCACACAGGCTAAAGGACCAATCCACCTGGACCAAGTTCGGTGCACGGGCAAGGAGGAGTTCCTGGGCGAGTGTCCCTCACTGGGCCTGAACATCCTAGGCTGCAGGCGGGGCCAGGCTGCAGGGGTCAAGTGCGATGCCTCTGCCGCCTCGACACATGACCCGACGGTTCGAGTCAGCCACCAAGAGGCCAGCTGCGGCGTGAGAAAGTTTCACGATGACAGCGGTGAGACTAAGGCCCGAGAGGGAGGAGGGAACACGCTCAG GACCGCATGGCCTTGGCAGGCCTCTGTGTGGCTTCAGTCCCAAAGTCGAGATGGCGGCCCTCTCTGCAGCGCCACTCTGATTGGCTCCTGCTGGGCGCTCACATCTGCCACCTGTTTCGCCAG GTTTGGAACGGAGCCGTCCAAGTACGTGGTGCGGCTAGGGACTTCTGAGCGGACCTTGAACACAGAGCGGGTGGTGGTCCACAAGAAGTTCAAAGGTCAGAGCGGAGGTCACGACCTGGCGCTGCTCAAGCTGCCCGGGGCCCAGAAGGGTCACTGTTTCACATTTGACCCTCACGTCAACGCCGCTTGCCTGCCCGACGATGACCACAGCAGCACGCCAGCGGCCTGTGTTGTTATGGTGACGACGCGGTGGAGCACACCAG ACTCTGTCCTGGCGTCGTGGGTTCCCGTCATGTCGTCATGGCAATGCAAGAAGCGTCACGGCGACAGCTTCTCCAGCCACGGCACTGTGTGCGCCGGCAGCCCCCCGGACACCAGCCTGCTCCGCGGCAGCAGCGACGGTTGCCGTGGCAACTCCGGAGGCGGACTGCTGTGTCAGAGCGAGGCGGGCCGGTGGGTACTGGCGGGGGTGGTCGCCGGTGGCTACGGCTGTGCGGACACCTCTTCGCCGGCGCTCTACACGCGCGTCAGCCGATTCCGCAGCTGGATTGACGAAGTCACCTGGGCCGAttcccaaaatggccgacaAGGGGGGGAAACGAACGACATTGgacaacacgcgcacacaaaacacacacaccacccaCAGATGGCGGTTTGA